Proteins from one Calditrichota bacterium genomic window:
- a CDS encoding methyl-accepting chemotaxis protein: MGKTGIIFFKNYLKKMLPALLLIVVFWAYMQREYDVESSLNNELVQLENISKTASSLISEDDVSLIEKASDYKSSSWYEKVALQVKMLKNSINDPSVQITLVKKDSPVNKVIMKDDEANHIGEDFDSHPELTKAFAEKKLQSKIDKQENETNTVLYAFAPLNNSKTYVLVLSKSYNKMESSFLDFFTMPLLVSVILFLISLIVLIIESTNIKQGISEIELNLSRIKQDENVSFMDKKNIYLSELHPYLKDIETNLKDTKESEEEKEKIQKQIKELLKIVSSAADGDFTQKAEVTADALGALSDSFNIMISDLSELIKDVKNASDQVATTTQDISKNTDTMADGAVSQASQTETISGLARGLADLIFNTNQNAQRASQAAKQAKEVAESGGKIVQKSTDGMQKIRNSVREVVRQMKILSDNSIRISEITDFISEIASRTNLLALNASIEAARAGEAGRGFTVVADEIRNLSERSSKSADEISQLIEDINTSTAETLTAIEKGEVEVAEGAKLVDDAGDTFDDVIQSVEISTHSTVDISNATEEQTKISSDIVSALERIAGIAKETADSAKQSKDSASSLEYLSKNLNRAVEKFRLTE, encoded by the coding sequence ATGGGTAAAACCGGAATTATATTTTTTAAAAATTATCTCAAAAAAATGCTTCCTGCTTTATTGTTGATTGTAGTTTTTTGGGCTTATATGCAACGGGAATATGATGTCGAGTCAAGTTTAAACAATGAACTGGTTCAACTCGAGAATATATCCAAAACAGCTTCGTCTTTGATTAGTGAGGATGACGTTTCTTTAATAGAAAAAGCGAGCGACTATAAATCGTCTTCATGGTATGAAAAAGTAGCCTTGCAGGTTAAAATGCTAAAGAACTCAATAAACGATCCATCAGTTCAAATCACCTTGGTAAAAAAAGACAGCCCTGTAAATAAAGTGATAATGAAGGATGATGAAGCAAATCACATCGGAGAAGATTTTGATTCACATCCGGAATTGACAAAAGCCTTTGCTGAAAAGAAATTACAATCCAAAATTGATAAACAGGAAAATGAAACAAATACTGTTCTTTATGCTTTTGCCCCGCTAAATAACTCGAAGACGTATGTTTTGGTGCTATCAAAAAGCTATAACAAAATGGAATCAAGTTTTTTGGACTTTTTTACCATGCCCCTTCTTGTGTCAGTAATCCTATTTTTGATTTCTTTAATTGTTCTGATTATTGAATCAACAAACATTAAACAGGGGATAAGTGAAATTGAACTGAATCTTAGCAGAATAAAGCAAGATGAAAATGTTTCTTTCATGGATAAGAAAAATATCTATTTGTCTGAGCTCCATCCTTATTTAAAAGATATTGAGACTAATCTTAAAGATACAAAAGAATCTGAAGAAGAAAAGGAGAAGATTCAAAAGCAAATTAAAGAATTATTAAAAATTGTTTCTTCTGCAGCGGATGGTGACTTTACCCAAAAGGCTGAAGTAACTGCCGATGCATTAGGGGCCTTGTCTGATTCTTTTAATATAATGATTAGTGATTTGAGCGAGCTTATCAAAGATGTTAAAAATGCATCAGATCAGGTAGCAACCACAACCCAGGATATTTCAAAAAACACAGATACAATGGCCGATGGAGCCGTTTCCCAGGCATCGCAAACAGAAACTATTAGTGGGTTGGCAAGAGGTTTGGCCGATTTGATTTTTAATACAAACCAGAATGCACAACGCGCATCTCAGGCAGCTAAGCAAGCAAAAGAAGTTGCTGAGAGTGGTGGCAAAATTGTACAAAAATCCACTGATGGAATGCAAAAAATTAGAAATTCTGTACGTGAAGTTGTGCGGCAGATGAAAATTTTAAGTGACAATTCAATTAGAATTAGTGAAATTACTGACTTTATTTCAGAAATTGCGAGCCGTACGAATTTACTTGCGTTGAATGCTTCAATTGAGGCTGCAAGGGCAGGTGAAGCAGGACGTGGATTTACGGTTGTTGCTGATGAGATTAGAAATCTATCTGAAAGGTCAAGCAAATCAGCGGATGAAATTTCCCAGTTAATTGAAGATATAAATACCAGCACTGCAGAGACACTTACCGCAATTGAAAAGGGAGAAGTTGAAGTAGCCGAAGGTGCTAAGCTGGTTGATGACGCTGGCGACACCTTTGATGACGTTATTCAAAGTGTTGAAATTTCAACCCATTCAACAGTTGATATTTCTAATGCAACTGAAGAGCAAACAAAAATAAGTTCGGATATTGTTTCTGCTTTAGAACGAATTGCCGGGATCGCAAAAGAGACGGCAGATAGTGCGAAACAGTCAAAAGACTCAGCATCATCATTGGAATACTTGTCCAAAAATCTAAACCGTGCTGTAGAAAAATTTAGATTGACTGAATGA
- a CDS encoding response regulator: MKNLYNRVENLDELIRSVKLPYLAWKILFLVNKNSDAQEIAGLLETDEESVSNSMQLLIQNGLVSIEETSEGTTEETVTDLPSPEIEEATEQVIEEVEEEKPVAEEVSEPVVEEPGQDETLEELLQEEESIEEVVESEEPEELKNEPAEEPSEEELIPVIEEEELQNADEALDELLAETEQPVSEEVVEQAPEEPEILAEEPEIETKEEKIEINIPEGDEGDDISDEMEFNFNLTGDEKAEKVDEAPPAEKAPEETVDKTGFKKILVIDDSLVIRKMVEIALEEEEFSIETAVSGKEGLDVMDQTNPDLVILDMMLPDINGIEILKTIKASKGIPVIMLSGKDSPQMIETAKNEGAEEFLPKPFKDDDLVEKIKKLI, encoded by the coding sequence GTGAAAAATCTGTATAATCGTGTTGAAAACCTGGATGAACTTATTCGGTCAGTAAAATTACCGTATCTGGCGTGGAAGATTTTATTTTTAGTTAATAAAAATTCTGATGCCCAGGAAATTGCTGGACTTCTCGAAACAGATGAAGAATCAGTTTCAAATTCTATGCAACTATTAATTCAAAATGGTTTGGTTTCAATTGAAGAAACATCTGAAGGAACAACTGAAGAAACGGTTACTGATCTACCCAGCCCAGAAATTGAAGAGGCAACTGAACAAGTAATTGAAGAAGTTGAAGAAGAAAAGCCGGTGGCAGAAGAAGTCAGCGAGCCAGTTGTTGAAGAACCAGGACAGGATGAAACACTTGAAGAGCTACTTCAGGAAGAAGAAAGCATTGAAGAAGTTGTTGAAAGCGAAGAACCAGAAGAGTTAAAAAATGAGCCGGCTGAAGAACCGTCAGAGGAAGAATTGATTCCGGTTATTGAAGAAGAGGAACTTCAAAATGCTGATGAGGCTCTTGATGAATTATTAGCGGAGACTGAACAACCTGTTTCTGAAGAGGTTGTAGAACAGGCACCAGAAGAACCAGAAATTCTTGCTGAAGAACCTGAAATTGAAACTAAGGAAGAAAAAATAGAAATAAATATCCCGGAAGGTGATGAAGGTGATGATATTTCTGATGAAATGGAGTTCAATTTTAATTTAACAGGTGATGAAAAAGCAGAAAAAGTTGATGAGGCTCCTCCAGCTGAAAAAGCTCCGGAAGAAACAGTTGATAAAACTGGATTCAAGAAAATACTTGTTATTGATGACAGCCTTGTAATTAGAAAAATGGTTGAAATTGCTTTGGAAGAAGAAGAGTTTAGTATTGAAACTGCAGTAAGTGGCAAAGAAGGTTTAGATGTGATGGACCAAACAAATCCTGATTTGGTAATTTTGGATATGATGCTGCCGGATATAAATGGAATTGAAATCTTAAAAACGATCAAAGCATCAAAAGGGATTCCTGTAATAATGTTGTCAGGTAAAGATTCGCCTCAAATGATTGAAACTGCAAAGAATGAAGGCGCGGAAGAATTTTTGCCAAAACCATTTAAAGACGACGATCTTGTTGAAAAAATTAAAAAACTGATCTAA
- a CDS encoding purine-binding chemotaxis protein CheW, which translates to MKNISSAEFRYSILCISGQYFGVEVKFVQEVLSLPLITKIPNVHHSVLGVFNLRGQIQSVIDIRGFLNLPIEDINDEDFVVIVDFNETKLGIVVEKVLDVFSIDGNKIQIPTRDMPLSLIQYCNGYYSHKKLGKIFLLDLETLFNAKEIVSYSYSLGV; encoded by the coding sequence GTGAAAAATATATCTAGCGCAGAGTTTCGGTATTCTATTCTTTGTATATCCGGACAGTATTTTGGTGTAGAAGTTAAATTTGTTCAGGAAGTACTGAGTTTACCTCTTATAACAAAAATTCCCAATGTGCATCATAGTGTATTAGGGGTTTTTAACCTTCGGGGGCAAATCCAATCTGTGATTGATATCAGAGGTTTCTTAAATCTCCCGATTGAGGATATAAATGATGAGGATTTTGTTGTAATTGTTGATTTTAACGAAACAAAATTAGGTATTGTTGTAGAGAAGGTTTTAGATGTATTTTCCATAGATGGAAATAAGATCCAGATTCCAACAAGGGATATGCCGCTCAGTTTAATTCAATATTGTAATGGTTATTACAGTCATAAAAAATTAGGCAAAATATTTTTACTTGATTTGGAAACTCTATTTAACGCGAAAGAAATTGTAAGCTACAGCTATTCGTTGGGGGTATAA
- a CDS encoding ParA family protein, whose translation MMGKIVAIASQKGGVGKTSTVINLGVSLTIFQKKTLVIDMDPQGSIAETFHLNEFEIKYGIFDIFVNKIPLSSSITDIGLENFEIVPANVRNEEDEVELYTNAFHIKLLKNVLQPYLELYDYILIDCPPNLGTLTMNALAAANSVIIPVQCEYYSLKSLGKFLRSIKNIGNKFNTNLEILGILITMFDKRLKKSREIANDMSKSFKDLIFQTKIPRNSKISEAPAVGKPVALFDINSAGAISYLNLAEEIIKNEHSLSK comes from the coding sequence ATGATGGGAAAAATTGTTGCGATTGCTAGTCAAAAAGGTGGTGTAGGGAAAACATCAACTGTAATTAATCTTGGAGTTAGCCTAACTATATTTCAAAAGAAAACCCTAGTGATTGATATGGATCCGCAAGGAAGCATAGCTGAAACATTTCACTTAAATGAATTTGAAATTAAGTATGGCATATTTGATATATTCGTAAATAAAATTCCATTATCTTCATCTATTACAGATATTGGCTTGGAAAACTTTGAAATTGTACCGGCGAATGTTCGAAATGAGGAAGATGAAGTAGAACTTTATACCAATGCATTTCATATAAAATTATTAAAAAACGTATTACAACCATATTTGGAGTTGTATGATTATATTTTAATCGACTGTCCCCCCAATCTTGGTACACTTACGATGAATGCACTTGCAGCAGCAAATTCAGTAATTATACCTGTTCAATGCGAGTATTACTCCCTTAAATCATTGGGGAAGTTTTTAAGATCAATAAAAAATATTGGCAATAAATTTAATACTAATTTAGAAATATTGGGTATTTTAATTACAATGTTTGACAAAAGGTTAAAAAAAAGCCGTGAAATTGCAAATGATATGTCAAAATCATTCAAAGATTTGATTTTTCAGACGAAAATACCAAGGAATTCAAAAATATCAGAGGCACCAGCTGTTGGAAAACCTGTTGCTTTATTTGATATTAATTCTGCAGGTGCTATAAGTTATTTAAATTTAGCTGAAGAAATTATTAAAAATGAACACAGTTTATCGAAATAA